Proteins encoded within one genomic window of Theobroma cacao cultivar B97-61/B2 chromosome 7, Criollo_cocoa_genome_V2, whole genome shotgun sequence:
- the LOC18608173 gene encoding receptor-like protein kinase has protein sequence MGNIGFLLPLVVFVLVLSNFGAALSSELPNITTDQLALLALKSHVTHDPQNILATNWSMTTSVCSWIGITCGSDQQRIIALDLSNMSLIGTIPSHLGNLSFLAQLNIQSNNFRGSLPKELANLSWLEYIDISQNNFNGEIPSWFDSFTKLHKLSLYSNNFSGVIPPSLGSLSNLKELLLHDNDLKGQIPITIGDLSNLKYLNLEQNHLSGVNLSQSSIYFIAKIDFNTNNLIVGQLPLAVFDQLLKLQFLILGLNNLSGRIPTSLFKCQELEALILSSNVLEGSVPQEIGNLTRLKNLYLDWNNLTGQLSSATFDQLLKLQYLNLRNNHLWGTIPFSLFKCQAIETLNLLENALEGSVPQEIGNLTRLNYLYLGANNLQGGIPSAVGNLTSIKNLNLRRNNLTGTLME, from the exons ATGGGAAACATTGGCTTCCTCCTCCCTCTTGTGGTATTTGTGCTGGTGTTGAGTAACTTTGGGGCTGCTTTGTCATCAGAATTACCTAACATCACCACTGACCAATTGGCTCTTCTTGCACTAAAATCCCATGTCACCCATGACCCTCAAAACATATTGGCAACCAACTGGTCTATGACTACCTCTGTTTGCAGTTGGATTGGTATCACTTGTGGATCCGATCAGCAAAGAATTATCGCTCTTGATCTTTCTAACATGAGTCTTATAGGCACCATCCCATCTCACTTGGGAAATCTCTCTTTTCTTGCTCAACTTAACATCCAAAGCAACAATTTTCGAGGCTCATTGCCCAAGGAGTTGGCTAATTTGTCTTGGTTGGAGTATATAGACATCAGTCAAAACAATTTCAATGGGGAAATCCCATCATGGTTTGATTCCTTCACTAAACTTCACAAGCTGTCTCTGTACAGTAACAACTTCTCTGGTGTTATCCCGCCTTCTTTGGGTTCTTTGTCAAACCTTAAGGAATTGCTCCTACATGACAATGATTTGAAAGGGCAAATTCCTATTACAATCGGAGATCTTtctaacttgaaatatttgaatttggaACAGAATCACCTTTCAGGTGTAAATCTTTCTCAATCTTCAATATACTTTATTGCAAAAATTGATTTCAACACTAATAATCTCATTGTAGGTCAACTTCCATTGGCTGTATTTGATCAGCTTCTTAAATTGCAATTTCTAATTTTGGGATTGAACAATCTTTCAGGTAGAATTCCAACCAGTTTATTCAAGTGCCAAGAGTTAGAagctttaattttatctaGCAATGTCTTGGAGGGAAGTGTGCCTCAAGAAATCGGGAATTTGACTAGATTAAAAAACTTGTATCTTGATTGGAATAATCTAACAG GTCAACTTTCATCGGCTACATTTGATCAACTTCTTAAATTACAATATCTAAATTTGAGAAACAACCATCTCTGGGGTACAATTCCATTTAGTTTATTCAAGTGTCAAGCGATAgaaactttaaatttattgGAGAATGCCTTGGAGGGAAGCGTGCCTCAAGAAATCGGGAATTTGACTAGATTAAACTACTTGTATCTTGGTGCGAACAACCTACAAG GTGGCATTCCATCAGCTGTTGGAAATCTGACTTCTATTAAGAACCTTAATTTAAGGCGCAACAACTTGACAG GGACTCTCATGGAATAA
- the LOC18608174 gene encoding receptor-like protein 12, with protein MNLYTNNFNGKIPGILFPKSCSLRSFRINSNQLGGPIPQSLVNCKDLELLDLGKNNLRDIFPSWLGKLNLQVLVLRSNRFRGHIVNSEVASSFSHLRIIDPSNNDFSGCLPPKFFESLNAISNGYEKTGEVQYMRYISSFGVYYDKSFSVTTKGLAMALMRILTALTIIDFSNNQFNGQIPEIIGKLQSLIVLNLSHNSLTGHIPLSLSNLSKLESLDLSSNKLEGRIPAQLQSLEFLEVLNLSWNKITGPIPRGNQFNTFTNDSYIGNFGLCGFPLSKSCGNDQDSEPPPTIFDDEDDTTKELNWKFSILMGYGCGLVLGLSLGFIVFTTGEPWWFIEMIKRVQQKYIC; from the coding sequence ATGAATCTATATACGAATAACTTTAATGGTAAAATACCGGGAATTTTATTTCCTAAAAGTTGTTCATTGAGAAGTTTTCGCATCAACAGTAACCAGCTTGGAGGGCCAATACCACAATCCTTGGTTAATTGTAAGGACTTGGAACTTCTAGATTTGGGGAAAAATAACTTAAGGGACATCTTTCCTAGTTGGTTAGGGAAATTGAATCTACAAGTTCTTGTCTTGCGATCCAATAGATTCCGTGGTCACATTGTCAATTCTGAAGTTGCATCTTCATTCTCTCATTTGCGGATTATCGATCCATCTAACAATGACTTCAGCGGCTGCTTGCcaccaaaattttttgaaagtttgaaTGCTATAAGCAATGGGTATGAAAAGACAGGTGAAGTGCAGTATATGAGATATATCTCTAGCTTTGGTGTGTACTATGATAAATCTTTCTCTGTTACAACAAAAGGGTTGGCGATGGCGCTCATGAGAATCTTAACGGCTTTGACGattattgatttttcaaataatcaaTTCAATGGACAGATTCCTGAAATAATTGGAAAACTTCAATCACTTATAGTCCTCAACCTCTCTCACAATAGCTTAACAGGTCATATCCCATTATCCTTAAGTAATTTGTCTAAGCTTGAATCATTAGACCTCTCATCCAACAAGCTTGAAGGAAGAATTCCGGCACAGTTACAAAGTCTTGAATTCCTAGAAGTTTTAAACCTTTCTTGGAATAAAATCACGGGACCTATTCCTCGAGGCAATCAATTTAATACTTTCACAAATGATTCCTACATTGGAAACTTTGGTTTATGTGGATTCCCATTATCAAAAAGCTGTGGTAATGATCAGGATTCGGAACCCCCTCCAACAATATTTGATGATGAGGATGATACAACAAAAgaattgaattggaaattttctATATTGATGGGGTATGGATGTGGGCTGGTGCTTGGATTGAGTTTGGGATTCATCGTGTTCACAACTGGAGAACCGTGGTGGTTCATTGAGATGATCAAGAGAGTTCagcaaaaatatatatgttag